The proteins below are encoded in one region of Alistipes indistinctus YIT 12060:
- a CDS encoding SDR family oxidoreductase, with the protein MDFTGKVVVITGASSGIGEALVYAFADRGAKVVMGARNSAKLAEIAAQLFTRGIESAFEATDVTREEDCKRLIDKALSAFGRIDILICNAGISMRALFDDVQLDVLRQLMDVNFWGTVYCAKYALPALQAAKGTLVGVSSVAGMHGLPGRTGYSASKFAMTGLLETIRIENLKKGVHVMVACPGFTASNVRFSALTADGTSQGESPRNESKMMSAEEVAQRIIRGIERRKRTLLMEFDGRATSLIGKFAPGLLDRLFYNHMAKEPDSPFK; encoded by the coding sequence ATGGATTTCACCGGAAAAGTAGTCGTTATTACGGGAGCGTCGTCGGGCATCGGCGAAGCGTTGGTCTATGCTTTTGCCGACCGGGGTGCAAAAGTCGTAATGGGTGCACGCAACAGCGCCAAACTCGCCGAGATCGCGGCCCAACTCTTCACTCGCGGTATCGAATCGGCTTTCGAAGCGACCGACGTGACACGCGAAGAGGATTGCAAACGACTGATCGATAAGGCCCTTTCCGCTTTCGGCCGGATCGACATACTGATCTGCAACGCGGGGATCTCGATGCGCGCACTGTTCGACGACGTGCAGCTCGATGTATTGCGGCAACTGATGGATGTCAATTTCTGGGGCACGGTTTATTGTGCGAAATACGCGCTGCCTGCTTTGCAGGCAGCAAAAGGAACACTGGTCGGAGTTTCGTCGGTAGCCGGCATGCACGGTCTGCCGGGCCGTACCGGCTACTCAGCCTCGAAATTCGCCATGACGGGACTGCTCGAAACGATCCGGATCGAAAATCTGAAGAAAGGCGTGCATGTGATGGTCGCTTGTCCGGGTTTCACCGCATCGAACGTACGCTTCTCGGCGCTGACCGCCGATGGAACCAGTCAGGGCGAGTCACCCCGCAACGAAAGTAAAATGATGAGTGCCGAAGAGGTCGCCCAACGGATTATCCGTGGCATCGAACGCCGCAAACGCACACTACTGATGGAATTCGACGGCCGCGCCACATCGCTGATCGGCAAATTCGCACCCGGCCTGCTCGACCGCTTATTTTACAACCATATGGCCAAAGAGCCCGATTCTCCGTTCAAATAA
- a CDS encoding B12-binding domain-containing radical SAM protein — translation MEKLLLITPPFVQVNCPYPATAYLKGYLTRQGYQAEQYDLSIELINRLFSRDILLRIFDACTPEQMGKDPNLERMYGLRERYLSTIDTVMEFLRTGDNTLATLICNGEFLPQAGRFDAAGELDYFFGNLGTADCAKFLCTLYLQDLSDLIRGTVTEHFEIVRYGERISMSIPLFAKLEAELRQPRNPIEEEMVALLERQIEAVRPTLVGFTAPFPGNLLAILRCAQYLKERHPYIRIAMGGGYPSTELRTMTDKAIFRYIDYIILDDGERPLERLLAGNDLLRTYARDGYHEGEAAPLTHAERGCPDFSGLPHDKYLSLTEVTNPMHRLWSDGRWNKMMLAHGCYWAKCAFCDTTLDYICRYESVPAAQLVDWMEQVMGQTGSRGFHFVDEAASPTMLRELSLEILRRGLKVAWWTNIRFEKNFTGDLAQLMSAAGCIAVSGGLEVASDRLLALMDKGVTIEQATLAMRNFFYAGIMVHTYLMYGFPTQTLQESVDALEVVRQLFRAELIGSAFWHRYAMTVHSPSGIDPEKYGVHRKNKGPNGFANNEVPFTEIRTYNINTVGEALNEALTNYMCGGGIDRPAHKWFKGKEIPPTTLENTLITDQLIKPDASRIYNDPARLVWIGVPLIRTGEGVTARNNTGEKQFRFGEAEAEFLMELTLRCADLSRKVTLADAKQLYGKYSPEPFVVFYHSKQWDQLRKYGLLQI, via the coding sequence ATGGAAAAATTACTGTTGATCACCCCGCCTTTCGTTCAGGTAAACTGCCCCTACCCGGCTACGGCCTACCTGAAAGGCTACCTCACGCGTCAGGGATATCAGGCAGAACAATACGATCTGTCAATCGAACTGATCAACAGACTTTTCAGCCGGGATATATTGCTGCGGATTTTTGACGCCTGCACCCCGGAACAAATGGGAAAGGATCCCAACCTGGAGCGCATGTACGGCCTGCGTGAACGCTATCTATCGACGATCGACACAGTGATGGAGTTCCTCCGCACAGGAGACAATACGCTGGCTACGCTGATTTGCAACGGGGAGTTCCTGCCGCAAGCGGGACGGTTCGACGCCGCCGGGGAGCTCGACTACTTTTTCGGCAACCTCGGTACCGCTGACTGTGCGAAATTTCTCTGCACGCTCTATCTGCAAGACCTGAGCGACCTGATCCGCGGTACGGTCACCGAACATTTCGAAATCGTCCGCTACGGCGAACGGATCTCGATGTCCATCCCGCTTTTCGCCAAACTCGAAGCCGAACTCCGGCAACCCCGTAACCCGATCGAAGAGGAGATGGTCGCACTGCTCGAACGGCAGATAGAGGCCGTACGCCCCACTCTCGTGGGTTTTACGGCACCGTTCCCCGGCAACCTGCTGGCCATCCTGCGTTGCGCGCAATACCTCAAAGAGCGGCATCCCTACATCCGCATCGCGATGGGCGGCGGCTATCCCTCAACCGAACTGCGCACGATGACCGATAAAGCCATTTTCCGGTATATCGACTACATCATCCTCGACGACGGCGAACGGCCGCTCGAGCGGCTGTTGGCCGGCAACGACCTGCTGCGTACCTACGCCCGGGACGGTTATCATGAGGGAGAGGCCGCACCGCTGACGCATGCCGAACGCGGCTGTCCCGACTTCAGCGGCCTGCCGCACGACAAATACCTGTCGCTGACCGAAGTGACCAATCCGATGCACCGGCTCTGGAGCGACGGACGGTGGAACAAAATGATGCTCGCGCACGGCTGCTACTGGGCCAAATGCGCCTTCTGCGACACGACCCTCGACTACATCTGCCGGTATGAAAGCGTTCCGGCCGCACAACTGGTGGACTGGATGGAGCAGGTGATGGGCCAAACGGGCAGCCGGGGCTTTCATTTCGTGGACGAAGCCGCCTCCCCGACAATGCTGCGGGAACTCTCGCTCGAAATCCTGCGCCGGGGACTGAAAGTGGCCTGGTGGACCAATATCCGTTTCGAAAAGAATTTCACCGGCGATCTCGCTCAACTGATGTCGGCCGCAGGTTGCATCGCCGTATCCGGCGGACTCGAAGTGGCTTCGGACCGGTTACTCGCACTGATGGACAAAGGGGTGACGATCGAACAGGCCACCCTCGCGATGCGCAACTTCTTCTATGCCGGGATCATGGTGCATACCTACCTGATGTACGGATTCCCGACCCAAACGCTGCAAGAGAGTGTCGATGCGCTCGAAGTGGTGCGCCAGCTCTTCCGCGCCGAACTGATCGGTTCAGCTTTCTGGCACCGCTATGCCATGACCGTACACAGCCCCAGCGGAATCGACCCGGAAAAATACGGCGTACACCGCAAAAACAAAGGGCCGAACGGATTCGCCAACAACGAAGTCCCGTTCACCGAAATCCGCACCTACAACATCAACACGGTCGGCGAGGCGCTGAACGAGGCATTGACCAACTACATGTGCGGAGGCGGCATCGACCGTCCCGCACACAAATGGTTCAAAGGCAAGGAAATTCCGCCAACGACCCTCGAAAATACGCTGATCACCGACCAACTGATCAAACCCGATGCTTCGCGCATCTACAACGATCCGGCACGGTTGGTATGGATCGGCGTACCGTTGATCCGCACCGGCGAAGGCGTCACCGCACGAAACAACACCGGGGAAAAACAGTTCCGTTTCGGTGAAGCGGAAGCCGAATTCCTGATGGAGCTCACTCTCCGGTGTGCCGACCTTTCACGCAAGGTTACACTCGCCGATGCCAAACAATTGTACGGTAAGTACAGCCCGGAACCGTTCGTGGTGTTCTACCATTCGAAACAATGGGACCAACTGCGTAAATACGGATTGCTTCAAATTTGA
- a CDS encoding MBL fold metallo-hydrolase, whose product MTKLTFLGTGTSQGVPVISCGCRVCSSPDSRDKRLRTAALVEQDGVVLVIDAGPDFRQQMLREHVQRIDGILLTHEHKDHIGGLDDVRAFNYTSGEPVDIYAEERVQRVVKKDFDYAFVEHKYPGVPEIRLHTIGEDPFRVKSVEIIPIRGLHYKLPVLGFRIGGIAYLTDFNYIPPKEFDKLKGVDTLVINALRKEAHISHFTLGEALHVNHLVSPRQTYLTHISHQMGRQAQEEPALPENVRFAYDGLSIETP is encoded by the coding sequence ATGACAAAGCTCACATTTCTGGGGACAGGAACATCACAGGGCGTACCGGTGATCTCGTGCGGTTGCCGGGTGTGCTCGTCTCCTGACAGCAGGGACAAGCGGCTGCGCACTGCCGCACTCGTCGAACAGGACGGCGTGGTGCTGGTCATCGATGCGGGGCCGGACTTCCGCCAGCAGATGTTGCGCGAACATGTGCAACGTATCGACGGCATCCTGCTGACCCACGAGCACAAGGACCATATCGGAGGGCTGGACGATGTGCGTGCATTCAATTACACTTCGGGAGAGCCGGTCGACATCTATGCCGAAGAGCGGGTACAACGGGTGGTGAAAAAGGATTTCGACTATGCATTCGTTGAGCACAAATATCCGGGAGTTCCCGAAATTCGTCTCCATACGATCGGCGAAGACCCTTTCCGGGTGAAGAGCGTGGAGATCATTCCGATCCGCGGACTGCATTACAAGCTGCCGGTACTGGGGTTCCGCATCGGAGGTATTGCCTACCTGACCGATTTCAACTACATTCCGCCCAAAGAGTTCGACAAACTCAAAGGCGTCGATACGCTGGTGATCAACGCCCTGCGCAAAGAGGCCCATATCTCCCATTTTACGCTCGGCGAAGCCCTGCACGTGAACCATCTGGTCTCCCCCCGGCAAACCTACCTGACCCACATCTCGCACCAGATGGGACGGCAGGCCCAGGAAGAACCCGCCCTGCCGGAAAACGTCCGTTTCGCATACGACGGACTCAGCATCGAAACGCCCTGA